The following are encoded together in the Sparus aurata chromosome 1, fSpaAur1.1, whole genome shotgun sequence genome:
- the clockb gene encoding clock circadian regulator b isoform X3, translating to MTSSIGDDCSIFDGLMEEDEKDKAKRVSRNKSEKKRRDQFNVLIKELGTMLPGNTRKMDKSTILQKSIDFLCKHKEIAAQSESSEIRQDWKPPFLSNEEFTQLMLEALDGFFIAIMTDGNILYVSESVTSLLEHLPTDLVDQNMLNFLPIGEHSEVYKALSTHPTDPESLSTDFLKTKNHMEFCCHMLRGAIDPKEPPVYEYVKFIGNFKSLNNVPNTTRNGLAGVLQRSLQPAFDDQVCFVATVRLAKPQFIKEMCTVEEPNEEFTSRHSLEWKFLFLDHRAPPIIGYLPFEVLGTSGYDYYHVDDLETLAKCHEHLMQYGKGKSCYYRFLTKGQQWIWLQTHYYITYHQWNSRPEFIVCTHTVVSYAEVRAEQRRELGIEESNPEVTADKSQDSGSESQLNTSSLKEALERFDRSRTPSTSSRSSRKSSSHVSDNTCTSTASKIHIDTATPPRQSLASTMEMTSQRRSSISSQSMSSQTTNQSVTPSMITQQQQQQQQQQQQQQQQQQQQQQQQQQQQQQQQQQQQQQQQQQQQQQQQQQQQQQQQQQQPQQQQPQQLQTNIQPVMEFSAQVNAMQHLKDQLEQRTRMIQANIQRQQDELRHIQEQLQRVQGQGIQPQRQPQQPQQPQPQAQPQNQGSVSAPLYNTMMISQPGQPNVLQISTTLPQNNTQQGTAVATFTQDRQIRFPAGQQLVTKLVTAPMACGAVMVPTSMFMGQVVTAYNPFGGQQQGGQTQTLTLQAAQPPQGQPDGQNQTAVVAQSGQQGQQQQQQFLQGTRLLHSNQSTQLILQAAFPLQQQGTFTQATHQQQPQQQQQQQRQQQQQQQQQQQSHHQRHQQQLKPQPQKQQKATSHRTDSVSSQPQ from the exons ATGACATCAAGCATAGG GGATGATTGTAGCATCTTCGATGGGTTGAtggaagaagatgaaaaggaCAAAGCAAAACG TGTGTCCCGTAACAAGTCTGAGAAGAAACGGAGAGACCAGTTCAATGTCCTCATCAAGGAACTCGGCACGATGTTGCCTGGCAACACCAGGAAGATGGACAAGTCCACCATCCTGCAGAAAAGCATCGACTTCCTGTGTAAACACAAAG AGATCGCAGCCCAGTCAGAGTCGAGTGAGATCAGACAGGACTGGAAGCCTCCATTTCTTAGCAATGAGGAGTTCACCCAGCTCATGCTGGAG GCTCTGGATGGGTTCTTTATAGCAATAATGACCGATGGGAACATTCTCTACGTCTCTGAGAGTGTCACCTCTCTGCTAGAACACTTACCG acaGACTTGGTGGACCAGAATATGTTGAACTTCCTGCCAATTGGGGAACACTCCGAGGTGTACAAGGCTCTGTCTACGCACCCCACTGACCCAGAGAGCCTTAGCACAGATTTCTTGAAGA CTAAGAACCACATGGAGTTTTGCTGCCATATGCTGCGAGGGGCCATTGACCCCAAAGAACCCCCTGTCTATGAATATGTTAAATTTATAGGCAACTTCAAGTCCCTCAACAATG TTCCCAACACGACGAGGAATGGTCTAGCAGGGGTGTTACAGCGTTCACTACAACCTGCGTTTGATGACCAGGTGTGCTTTGTAGCCACCGTTCGGCTGGCCAAACCTCAATTTATTAAG GAGATGTGTACAGTGGAGGAGCCCAATGAAGAATTCACCTCTAGGCACAGTCTAGAATGGAAGTTCCTCTTTTTAGACCATAG agctccaccaatcatAGGTTACCTGCCTTTCGAGGTGCTGGGAACATCAGGGTACGACTATTACCATGTGGATGACCTGGAGACACTGGCAAAGTGTCATGAACACT TGATGCAGTACGGTAAAGGGAAGTCTTGTTACTACCGTTTCCTGACTAAAGGTCAACAGTGGATCTGGCTTCAGACACACTACTACATCACCTATCACCAGTGGAACTCTCGGCCTGAGTTTATTGTTTGCACACACACGGTAGTCAG CTATGCAGAGGTGAGGGCAGAGCAGCGCAGAGAGCTTGGCATTGAAGAGTCTAATCCAGAAGTTACTGCAGATAAG AGTCAGGACTCGGGCTCCGAGTCACAGCTGAACACGTCCAGCCTCAAGGAGGCTCTAGAGCGATTTGACCGCAGCAGAACACCCTCAACCTCCTCACGGAGTTCCCGCAAGTCCTCATCACATGTCTCTGACAACACTTGCACTT CAACGGCCTCCAAGATACACATAGACACGGCCACGCCTCCTCGGCAGTCACTGGCCTCTACCATGGAGATGACATCACAGCGTCGCTCATCCATCAGCAGCCAG TCTATGAGCTCTCAGACCACAAACCAGAGTGTGACCCCCAGTATGATCAcccagcaacaacaacaacaacagcaacagcagcaacaacaacaacagcagcagcaacaacaacaacaacagcagcagcagcagcaacaacagcaacaacaacaacaacaacaacagcaacaacaacaacaacaacaacaacaacaacagcaacagcaacaacaacaacaacaacaacaaccgcaacaacaacaaccacagcagctacAGACAAACATACAG CCAGTGATGGAGTTCTCAGCGCAGGTGAATGCCATGCAGCATCTAAAGGATCAGCTGGAACAGAGGACCAGAATGATCCAGGCCAACATCCAGCGGCAGCAGGATGAGCTGAGACACATCCaagagcagctgcagagagTCCAGGGACAGGGCATACAG CCCCAACGTCAACCCCAGCAACCCCAGCAACCTCAGCCACAGGCTCAGCCCCAGAACCAGGGTTCTGTATCCGCTCCACTATACAACACCATGATGATTTCCCAGCCAGGGCAGCCAAACGTGTTACAGATCAGCACCACCCTGCCGCAGAACAACACACAGCAAGGCACCGCCGTGGCCACATTCACCCAGGACCGACAGATCCG GTTCCCAGCAGGACAGCAGCTGGTGACTAAGCTTGTGACAGCTCCGATGGCATGTGGAGCAGTCATGGTGCCCACCTCCATGTTCATGGGACAGGTGGTCACTGCGTACAACCCCTTCGGTGGTCAGCAG CAGGGAGGGCAAACCCAGACCCTGACTTTGCAAGCAGCCCAACCACCCCAAGGTCAGCCTGATGGCCAGAACCAGACAGCTGTAGTGGCTCAAAGCGGCCAGCAGgggcagcagcaacaacagcaattCCTACAG GGCACTCGTCTTCTCCACAGTAACCAGTCTACCCAGCTAATTCTCCAGGCGGCTTTCCCTCTCCAACAACAGGGCACCTTCACCCAGGCAACGCACCAACAGcaaccacaacaacagcagcagcagcaacggcaacaacagcagcaacaacagcagcagcaacaatcTCATCATCAGaggcaccagcagcagctgaaacCGCAGCCCCAGAAACAGCAGAAAGCCACATCACACAGGACTGACAGTGTCAGCAGCCAACCCCAGTAA
- the clockb gene encoding clock circadian regulator b isoform X2, whose product MTSSIGDDCSIFDGLMEEDEKDKAKRVSRNKSEKKRRDQFNVLIKELGTMLPGNTRKMDKSTILQKSIDFLCKHKEIAAQSESSEIRQDWKPPFLSNEEFTQLMLEALDGFFIAIMTDGNILYVSESVTSLLEHLPTDLVDQNMLNFLPIGEHSEVYKALSTHPTDPESLSTDFLKTKNHMEFCCHMLRGAIDPKEPPVYEYVKFIGNFKSLNNVPNTTRNGLAGVLQRSLQPAFDDQVCFVATVRLAKPQFIKEMCTVEEPNEEFTSRHSLEWKFLFLDHRAPPIIGYLPFEVLGTSGYDYYHVDDLETLAKCHEHLMQYGKGKSCYYRFLTKGQQWIWLQTHYYITYHQWNSRPEFIVCTHTVVSYAEVRAEQRRELGIEESNPEVTADKSQDSGSESQLNTSSLKEALERFDRSRTPSTSSRSSRKSSSHVSDNTCTSTASKIHIDTATPPRQSLASTMEMTSQRRSSISSQSMSSQTTNQSVTPSMITQQQQQQQQQQQQQQQQQQQQQQQQQQQQQQQQQQQQQQQQQQQQQQQQQQQQQQQQQQQPQQQQPQQLQTNIQPVMEFSAQVNAMQHLKDQLEQRTRMIQANIQRQQDELRHIQEQLQRVQGQGIQMLLQQQGGATNVQLPQPQRQPQQPQQPQPQAQPQNQGSVSAPLYNTMMISQPGQPNVLQISTTLPQNNTQQGTAVATFTQDRQIRFPAGQQLVTKLVTAPMACGAVMVPTSMFMGQVVTAYNPFGGQQGGQTQTLTLQAAQPPQGQPDGQNQTAVVAQSGQQGQQQQQQFLQGTRLLHSNQSTQLILQAAFPLQQQGTFTQATHQQQPQQQQQQQRQQQQQQQQQQQSHHQRHQQQLKPQPQKQQKATSHRTDSVSSQPQ is encoded by the exons ATGACATCAAGCATAGG GGATGATTGTAGCATCTTCGATGGGTTGAtggaagaagatgaaaaggaCAAAGCAAAACG TGTGTCCCGTAACAAGTCTGAGAAGAAACGGAGAGACCAGTTCAATGTCCTCATCAAGGAACTCGGCACGATGTTGCCTGGCAACACCAGGAAGATGGACAAGTCCACCATCCTGCAGAAAAGCATCGACTTCCTGTGTAAACACAAAG AGATCGCAGCCCAGTCAGAGTCGAGTGAGATCAGACAGGACTGGAAGCCTCCATTTCTTAGCAATGAGGAGTTCACCCAGCTCATGCTGGAG GCTCTGGATGGGTTCTTTATAGCAATAATGACCGATGGGAACATTCTCTACGTCTCTGAGAGTGTCACCTCTCTGCTAGAACACTTACCG acaGACTTGGTGGACCAGAATATGTTGAACTTCCTGCCAATTGGGGAACACTCCGAGGTGTACAAGGCTCTGTCTACGCACCCCACTGACCCAGAGAGCCTTAGCACAGATTTCTTGAAGA CTAAGAACCACATGGAGTTTTGCTGCCATATGCTGCGAGGGGCCATTGACCCCAAAGAACCCCCTGTCTATGAATATGTTAAATTTATAGGCAACTTCAAGTCCCTCAACAATG TTCCCAACACGACGAGGAATGGTCTAGCAGGGGTGTTACAGCGTTCACTACAACCTGCGTTTGATGACCAGGTGTGCTTTGTAGCCACCGTTCGGCTGGCCAAACCTCAATTTATTAAG GAGATGTGTACAGTGGAGGAGCCCAATGAAGAATTCACCTCTAGGCACAGTCTAGAATGGAAGTTCCTCTTTTTAGACCATAG agctccaccaatcatAGGTTACCTGCCTTTCGAGGTGCTGGGAACATCAGGGTACGACTATTACCATGTGGATGACCTGGAGACACTGGCAAAGTGTCATGAACACT TGATGCAGTACGGTAAAGGGAAGTCTTGTTACTACCGTTTCCTGACTAAAGGTCAACAGTGGATCTGGCTTCAGACACACTACTACATCACCTATCACCAGTGGAACTCTCGGCCTGAGTTTATTGTTTGCACACACACGGTAGTCAG CTATGCAGAGGTGAGGGCAGAGCAGCGCAGAGAGCTTGGCATTGAAGAGTCTAATCCAGAAGTTACTGCAGATAAG AGTCAGGACTCGGGCTCCGAGTCACAGCTGAACACGTCCAGCCTCAAGGAGGCTCTAGAGCGATTTGACCGCAGCAGAACACCCTCAACCTCCTCACGGAGTTCCCGCAAGTCCTCATCACATGTCTCTGACAACACTTGCACTT CAACGGCCTCCAAGATACACATAGACACGGCCACGCCTCCTCGGCAGTCACTGGCCTCTACCATGGAGATGACATCACAGCGTCGCTCATCCATCAGCAGCCAG TCTATGAGCTCTCAGACCACAAACCAGAGTGTGACCCCCAGTATGATCAcccagcaacaacaacaacaacagcaacagcagcaacaacaacaacagcagcagcaacaacaacaacaacagcagcagcagcagcaacaacagcaacaacaacaacaacaacaacagcaacaacaacaacaacaacaacaacaacaacagcaacagcaacaacaacaacaacaacaacaaccgcaacaacaacaaccacagcagctacAGACAAACATACAG CCAGTGATGGAGTTCTCAGCGCAGGTGAATGCCATGCAGCATCTAAAGGATCAGCTGGAACAGAGGACCAGAATGATCCAGGCCAACATCCAGCGGCAGCAGGATGAGCTGAGACACATCCaagagcagctgcagagagTCCAGGGACAGGGCATACAG AtgttgctgcagcagcagggtggAGCGACGAACGTGCAGCTCCCGCAG CCCCAACGTCAACCCCAGCAACCCCAGCAACCTCAGCCACAGGCTCAGCCCCAGAACCAGGGTTCTGTATCCGCTCCACTATACAACACCATGATGATTTCCCAGCCAGGGCAGCCAAACGTGTTACAGATCAGCACCACCCTGCCGCAGAACAACACACAGCAAGGCACCGCCGTGGCCACATTCACCCAGGACCGACAGATCCG GTTCCCAGCAGGACAGCAGCTGGTGACTAAGCTTGTGACAGCTCCGATGGCATGTGGAGCAGTCATGGTGCCCACCTCCATGTTCATGGGACAGGTGGTCACTGCGTACAACCCCTTCGGTGGTCAGCAG GGAGGGCAAACCCAGACCCTGACTTTGCAAGCAGCCCAACCACCCCAAGGTCAGCCTGATGGCCAGAACCAGACAGCTGTAGTGGCTCAAAGCGGCCAGCAGgggcagcagcaacaacagcaattCCTACAG GGCACTCGTCTTCTCCACAGTAACCAGTCTACCCAGCTAATTCTCCAGGCGGCTTTCCCTCTCCAACAACAGGGCACCTTCACCCAGGCAACGCACCAACAGcaaccacaacaacagcagcagcagcaacggcaacaacagcagcaacaacagcagcagcaacaatcTCATCATCAGaggcaccagcagcagctgaaacCGCAGCCCCAGAAACAGCAGAAAGCCACATCACACAGGACTGACAGTGTCAGCAGCCAACCCCAGTAA
- the exoc1l gene encoding exocyst complex component 1-like isoform X2, protein MKFHLGMSSLLREEMQRVLFRPGKQRLVEFIEIEEPTHGRHFLCASVAKNKVVQLSIVRCQISQTTLKSGSKKSHTKRSCIQECYRRAEVWSLQDLTLIDGRDPDVDDPCFLLHFDKVRTVKAVSCSAKYAFVRALVALSDQHCQRSLNLQNFDWAYIKPTSFYSNRGDCVVLSQICFYALNLVCLSMCPVPLDA, encoded by the exons atgaAGTTCCATCTAG GGATGTCGTCTCTTCTGAGGGAGGAGATGCAGAGAGTTTTATTCCGACCTGGAAAACAGAGACTGGTGGAGTTTATCGAGATCGAAGAGCCGACGCATGGAAGACATTTTCTCTGCGCCTCAg TTGCGAAAAACAAAGTGGTGCAGCTGAGTATAGTGCGATGTCAGATATCTCAGACAACCTTAAAGTCTGGATCCAAGAAGTCTCACACCAAACGCTCATGCATACAGGAGTGCTACAGGAGGGCGGAGGTCTGGTCCCTGCAGGACCTGACTCTTATTGACGGACGGGACCCTGATGTG GACGACCCCTGTTTCCTGCTGCACTTTGACAAGGTGCGTACAGTGAAGGCCGTCAGCTGCTCAGCCAAATACGCCTTTGTGCGTGCCCTAGTTGCTCTCAGCGATCAGCACTGCCAGAGGTCACTGAACCTGCAGAACTTTGACTGGGCCTACATCAAGCCCACTTCTTTCTACTCCAACAGAGGAGACTGTGTAGTTCTGTCACAGATATGCTTCTATGCACTCAATTTAGTGTGTCTGTCCATGTGTCCCGTGCCCCTGGATGCATAA
- the exoc1l gene encoding exocyst complex component 1-like isoform X3: MSSLLREEMQRVLFRPGKQRLVEFIEIEEPTHGRHFLCASVAKNKVVQLSIVRCQISQTTLKSGSKKSHTKRSCIQECYRRAEVWSLQDLTLIDGRDPDVDDPCFLLHFDKVRTVKAVSCSAKYAFVRALVALSDQHCQRSLNLQNFDWAYIKPTSFYSNRGDCVVLSQICFYALNLVCLSMCPVPLDA, translated from the exons ATGTCGTCTCTTCTGAGGGAGGAGATGCAGAGAGTTTTATTCCGACCTGGAAAACAGAGACTGGTGGAGTTTATCGAGATCGAAGAGCCGACGCATGGAAGACATTTTCTCTGCGCCTCAg TTGCGAAAAACAAAGTGGTGCAGCTGAGTATAGTGCGATGTCAGATATCTCAGACAACCTTAAAGTCTGGATCCAAGAAGTCTCACACCAAACGCTCATGCATACAGGAGTGCTACAGGAGGGCGGAGGTCTGGTCCCTGCAGGACCTGACTCTTATTGACGGACGGGACCCTGATGTG GACGACCCCTGTTTCCTGCTGCACTTTGACAAGGTGCGTACAGTGAAGGCCGTCAGCTGCTCAGCCAAATACGCCTTTGTGCGTGCCCTAGTTGCTCTCAGCGATCAGCACTGCCAGAGGTCACTGAACCTGCAGAACTTTGACTGGGCCTACATCAAGCCCACTTCTTTCTACTCCAACAGAGGAGACTGTGTAGTTCTGTCACAGATATGCTTCTATGCACTCAATTTAGTGTGTCTGTCCATGTGTCCCGTGCCCCTGGATGCATAA
- the clockb gene encoding clock circadian regulator b isoform X1 yields MTSSIGDDCSIFDGLMEEDEKDKAKRVSRNKSEKKRRDQFNVLIKELGTMLPGNTRKMDKSTILQKSIDFLCKHKEIAAQSESSEIRQDWKPPFLSNEEFTQLMLEALDGFFIAIMTDGNILYVSESVTSLLEHLPTDLVDQNMLNFLPIGEHSEVYKALSTHPTDPESLSTDFLKTKNHMEFCCHMLRGAIDPKEPPVYEYVKFIGNFKSLNNVPNTTRNGLAGVLQRSLQPAFDDQVCFVATVRLAKPQFIKEMCTVEEPNEEFTSRHSLEWKFLFLDHRAPPIIGYLPFEVLGTSGYDYYHVDDLETLAKCHEHLMQYGKGKSCYYRFLTKGQQWIWLQTHYYITYHQWNSRPEFIVCTHTVVSYAEVRAEQRRELGIEESNPEVTADKSQDSGSESQLNTSSLKEALERFDRSRTPSTSSRSSRKSSSHVSDNTCTSTASKIHIDTATPPRQSLASTMEMTSQRRSSISSQSMSSQTTNQSVTPSMITQQQQQQQQQQQQQQQQQQQQQQQQQQQQQQQQQQQQQQQQQQQQQQQQQQQQQQQQQQQPQQQQPQQLQTNIQPVMEFSAQVNAMQHLKDQLEQRTRMIQANIQRQQDELRHIQEQLQRVQGQGIQMLLQQQGGATNVQLPQPQRQPQQPQQPQPQAQPQNQGSVSAPLYNTMMISQPGQPNVLQISTTLPQNNTQQGTAVATFTQDRQIRFPAGQQLVTKLVTAPMACGAVMVPTSMFMGQVVTAYNPFGGQQQGGQTQTLTLQAAQPPQGQPDGQNQTAVVAQSGQQGQQQQQQFLQGTRLLHSNQSTQLILQAAFPLQQQGTFTQATHQQQPQQQQQQQRQQQQQQQQQQQSHHQRHQQQLKPQPQKQQKATSHRTDSVSSQPQ; encoded by the exons ATGACATCAAGCATAGG GGATGATTGTAGCATCTTCGATGGGTTGAtggaagaagatgaaaaggaCAAAGCAAAACG TGTGTCCCGTAACAAGTCTGAGAAGAAACGGAGAGACCAGTTCAATGTCCTCATCAAGGAACTCGGCACGATGTTGCCTGGCAACACCAGGAAGATGGACAAGTCCACCATCCTGCAGAAAAGCATCGACTTCCTGTGTAAACACAAAG AGATCGCAGCCCAGTCAGAGTCGAGTGAGATCAGACAGGACTGGAAGCCTCCATTTCTTAGCAATGAGGAGTTCACCCAGCTCATGCTGGAG GCTCTGGATGGGTTCTTTATAGCAATAATGACCGATGGGAACATTCTCTACGTCTCTGAGAGTGTCACCTCTCTGCTAGAACACTTACCG acaGACTTGGTGGACCAGAATATGTTGAACTTCCTGCCAATTGGGGAACACTCCGAGGTGTACAAGGCTCTGTCTACGCACCCCACTGACCCAGAGAGCCTTAGCACAGATTTCTTGAAGA CTAAGAACCACATGGAGTTTTGCTGCCATATGCTGCGAGGGGCCATTGACCCCAAAGAACCCCCTGTCTATGAATATGTTAAATTTATAGGCAACTTCAAGTCCCTCAACAATG TTCCCAACACGACGAGGAATGGTCTAGCAGGGGTGTTACAGCGTTCACTACAACCTGCGTTTGATGACCAGGTGTGCTTTGTAGCCACCGTTCGGCTGGCCAAACCTCAATTTATTAAG GAGATGTGTACAGTGGAGGAGCCCAATGAAGAATTCACCTCTAGGCACAGTCTAGAATGGAAGTTCCTCTTTTTAGACCATAG agctccaccaatcatAGGTTACCTGCCTTTCGAGGTGCTGGGAACATCAGGGTACGACTATTACCATGTGGATGACCTGGAGACACTGGCAAAGTGTCATGAACACT TGATGCAGTACGGTAAAGGGAAGTCTTGTTACTACCGTTTCCTGACTAAAGGTCAACAGTGGATCTGGCTTCAGACACACTACTACATCACCTATCACCAGTGGAACTCTCGGCCTGAGTTTATTGTTTGCACACACACGGTAGTCAG CTATGCAGAGGTGAGGGCAGAGCAGCGCAGAGAGCTTGGCATTGAAGAGTCTAATCCAGAAGTTACTGCAGATAAG AGTCAGGACTCGGGCTCCGAGTCACAGCTGAACACGTCCAGCCTCAAGGAGGCTCTAGAGCGATTTGACCGCAGCAGAACACCCTCAACCTCCTCACGGAGTTCCCGCAAGTCCTCATCACATGTCTCTGACAACACTTGCACTT CAACGGCCTCCAAGATACACATAGACACGGCCACGCCTCCTCGGCAGTCACTGGCCTCTACCATGGAGATGACATCACAGCGTCGCTCATCCATCAGCAGCCAG TCTATGAGCTCTCAGACCACAAACCAGAGTGTGACCCCCAGTATGATCAcccagcaacaacaacaacaacagcaacagcagcaacaacaacaacagcagcagcaacaacaacaacaacagcagcagcagcagcaacaacagcaacaacaacaacaacaacaacagcaacaacaacaacaacaacaacaacaacaacagcaacagcaacaacaacaacaacaacaacaaccgcaacaacaacaaccacagcagctacAGACAAACATACAG CCAGTGATGGAGTTCTCAGCGCAGGTGAATGCCATGCAGCATCTAAAGGATCAGCTGGAACAGAGGACCAGAATGATCCAGGCCAACATCCAGCGGCAGCAGGATGAGCTGAGACACATCCaagagcagctgcagagagTCCAGGGACAGGGCATACAG AtgttgctgcagcagcagggtggAGCGACGAACGTGCAGCTCCCGCAG CCCCAACGTCAACCCCAGCAACCCCAGCAACCTCAGCCACAGGCTCAGCCCCAGAACCAGGGTTCTGTATCCGCTCCACTATACAACACCATGATGATTTCCCAGCCAGGGCAGCCAAACGTGTTACAGATCAGCACCACCCTGCCGCAGAACAACACACAGCAAGGCACCGCCGTGGCCACATTCACCCAGGACCGACAGATCCG GTTCCCAGCAGGACAGCAGCTGGTGACTAAGCTTGTGACAGCTCCGATGGCATGTGGAGCAGTCATGGTGCCCACCTCCATGTTCATGGGACAGGTGGTCACTGCGTACAACCCCTTCGGTGGTCAGCAG CAGGGAGGGCAAACCCAGACCCTGACTTTGCAAGCAGCCCAACCACCCCAAGGTCAGCCTGATGGCCAGAACCAGACAGCTGTAGTGGCTCAAAGCGGCCAGCAGgggcagcagcaacaacagcaattCCTACAG GGCACTCGTCTTCTCCACAGTAACCAGTCTACCCAGCTAATTCTCCAGGCGGCTTTCCCTCTCCAACAACAGGGCACCTTCACCCAGGCAACGCACCAACAGcaaccacaacaacagcagcagcagcaacggcaacaacagcagcaacaacagcagcagcaacaatcTCATCATCAGaggcaccagcagcagctgaaacCGCAGCCCCAGAAACAGCAGAAAGCCACATCACACAGGACTGACAGTGTCAGCAGCCAACCCCAGTAA
- the exoc1l gene encoding exocyst complex component 1-like isoform X1 — MGLKCMIRMSSLLREEMQRVLFRPGKQRLVEFIEIEEPTHGRHFLCASVAKNKVVQLSIVRCQISQTTLKSGSKKSHTKRSCIQECYRRAEVWSLQDLTLIDGRDPDVDDPCFLLHFDKVRTVKAVSCSAKYAFVRALVALSDQHCQRSLNLQNFDWAYIKPTSFYSNRGDCVVLSQICFYALNLVCLSMCPVPLDA, encoded by the exons ATGGGGTTAAAGTGTATGATAA GGATGTCGTCTCTTCTGAGGGAGGAGATGCAGAGAGTTTTATTCCGACCTGGAAAACAGAGACTGGTGGAGTTTATCGAGATCGAAGAGCCGACGCATGGAAGACATTTTCTCTGCGCCTCAg TTGCGAAAAACAAAGTGGTGCAGCTGAGTATAGTGCGATGTCAGATATCTCAGACAACCTTAAAGTCTGGATCCAAGAAGTCTCACACCAAACGCTCATGCATACAGGAGTGCTACAGGAGGGCGGAGGTCTGGTCCCTGCAGGACCTGACTCTTATTGACGGACGGGACCCTGATGTG GACGACCCCTGTTTCCTGCTGCACTTTGACAAGGTGCGTACAGTGAAGGCCGTCAGCTGCTCAGCCAAATACGCCTTTGTGCGTGCCCTAGTTGCTCTCAGCGATCAGCACTGCCAGAGGTCACTGAACCTGCAGAACTTTGACTGGGCCTACATCAAGCCCACTTCTTTCTACTCCAACAGAGGAGACTGTGTAGTTCTGTCACAGATATGCTTCTATGCACTCAATTTAGTGTGTCTGTCCATGTGTCCCGTGCCCCTGGATGCATAA